In a single window of the Paramisgurnus dabryanus chromosome 23, PD_genome_1.1, whole genome shotgun sequence genome:
- the tmem178ba gene encoding transmembrane protein 178Ba: MAAGKWLLYTGLCLSLVALCFLTLAISSDHWYETDARRYKERCRAFSNRRSDPGFIYIPNHSLPLRASRATLERWEDRLLLSRSRRQMFAMSTADECSRGYNSTSMGLWSKCYRLGFDPDVEVLIQKGAIERCTFIKYYYAAAPARKDLSYNITKTIQQDDWHALHLRRMTAGFMGMALSIILFGWIIGILGCCWEQGLMHYVAGLLFLMGGTFCIISLCTCVAGINFELSRYPRYLFGLPDDISHGYGWSMFSAWGGLGLTLIAGFFCTLAPSIQPPPPSRTSCPKSRMENGRVC; the protein is encoded by the exons ATGGCGGCGGGGAAGTGGCTTCTGTACACGGGTCTGTGTTTGTCTCTCGTCGCCTTGTGTTTTCTTACTCTCGCCATTTCATCGGATCACTGGTACGAGACGGACGCGAGGAGATACAAGGAGCGTTGCCGTGCTTTCTCAAACCGCAGGAGCGATCCGGGATTCATTTACATCCCGAACCACAGCCTTCCTCTGCGAGCCAGCAGGGCGACCCTGGAGCGATGGGAAGACCGACTGCTGCTGTCCAGATCCCGGCGTCAGATGTTCGCCATGAGCACGGCGGATGAGTGCAGCAGAGGCTACAATTCAACCAGCATGGGTCTGTGGAGCAAATGCTACAGATTGGGATTTGACCCAGACGTCGAAGTGCTCATTCAGAAAG GAGCTATCGAGCGTTGCACATTTATAAAGTACTATTACGCCGCTGCACCGGCACGAAAGGATCTTTCCTACAATATTACCAAAACTATCCAGCAAGATGATTGGCATGCCTTGC ATTTGCGTCGGATGACAGCTGGATTCATGGGTATGGCTCTTTCCATCATTCTCTTTGGCTGGATCATTGGCATTTTGGGCTGTTGCTGGGAACAAGGCCTCATGCATTATGTTGCTGGTCTTCTTTTCCTAATGGGAG GTACCTTCTGCATCATTTCCCTTTGCACATGCGTGGCTGGCATCAACTTTGAACTGTCTCGCTACCCGCGTTACCTGTTCGGCCTACCGGATGATATAAGTCACGGATACGGCTGGTCTATGTTCAGTGCCTGGGGAGGACTGGGGCTGACCCTCATAGCCGGGTTCTTCTGCACCCTGGCACCGTCGATTCAGCCTCCCCCACCATCTCGTACCTCCTGTCCCAAGTCTCGTATGGAGAACGGAAGAGTGTGCTGA